A segment of the Asterias amurensis chromosome 11, ASM3211899v1 genome:
gccatcaatattttattttcaaaattcaaGCATGCAATAAATAGTTGgtggcctgacattttgaccctaaCAGAGTCTGTCTCGAAGGCTAAAAGCCATACATTTAGGTCCTAAAAACATTTaggttcttttggttggtaagcagtttgccaCAGCTCTTTCTGTTTTCTTAAAATTAGAGCACAATATACTTTTGttaaatcatttttgtttttaagtgtgAATGCGATGGTATCAACAGGGTTTCATATTATAATGCAATCATGATTAGGTACACTAAGAATTATAGTTTACAAAACAAGTTTACTATGTAGTTGTCTAACTTACCGGTCGAGGATATGGGCTTCTGTAGTGTAATGCTGTAgatacaagaaaagaaaacattatgaATATAATTGGTAAGAAATGGTGATCTAGGGGTGAAtagtatgtttttatttttaaagtcatACTTGTCAATAaacttttttacattttgtttatgcaagtgtgccccaaacaaggctaataAAAGCCACTTTTGTTATAAGGGGCTTCAAGAAGACAAAACTATTAAATGTGAAAAATAACTCAGCAAGAGGGGCTTAGGGTAGGAATCAtattcctttttcaaaaaacagtctagattgtaggatggagagAGACATGCACCATGTCAGGAGTTCCAAAGAAATACACaatgtggaataaagctgttggaatggctcatTGTTTTACATCTCAGCAAATCAAGCGTGTATGATTGAGAAGAAGCAGAACGACTGGTTTCGTGCTCAAACATTCTGATAGGAGTAACTAGGTCAAACACACTGACAATAACAGTTACTAAATTGAAAAATATTTCTACAAGACTTGCAAGATGTTGAATCGTAGACCCCAACTTGcttaaaacacaatttaatgGATATTTACCTCTAAATTTTGTGAGTGGGGAGAAAaatcaaaacagaaaaacacaagtttttaCCATAAAAAGTTTGACTGATTGACATACCCATGGCTAATCTTGTCTCTGCCTCCTGAATGTACACTTTAATCAATTCTGGATCAGtcacctttaaaacaaatttaagatatatgtgatcatggaggaaggaaatgatTTAATGGCGTGTTAGTGAAGAAACTAACATTGAGGCTGGTGCTCTTGTGGTTCTTGGGTGAAGAGAATCCACAATTAGAATGGGAATACGATAAGGGAACTTGACAAAGAATACGGCTGTATCATTGGGCTGCCACCTCGCTAAACCTGGATTGTTTCAAAGTTCTTGATGAAAACACATTGAAAGCTTGTTGTTGTGAACTTAACGAGTAGACACTCTGTTCATCTGAAATTTTCACTGGTGaattttattgtatctttcctGATATTTTTGCCCACATATCAGCATTAAAAcagattttgtttgttcaaatttggacccaatttcacagagctgctaaagcaTAAAAAGTAGCTCAGAATAACacgtacaacttgtgactggtatcctgctcatttctgctaagcagaaagcaATATCTTCCgcgtaagcagctctgtgaaattgggccctaggtTTGTTTTAGTTGATTTTACCTGTTTATTCTTCTTGAATAGTGTACATGTTTCATTATGGATGTAGAGCTGCTCATCTTTAGTATCGTTAACTAAACCACTGGCTGCTTCCCACGTCTTGGCAGTGCGGAGCAGTGTGCGATATAAGCCAAGAACCTGCCGTCTTAATGCCATGAGAAATTGTTGCAATTACATGACTACGTCGCCTAGAGGGATCGTCAACTGTAAGAAAAGATTGAAAGATATTAGTTACGAATAAGGTAAAAGCCATGGCAACCAGAAGGAAGTTGAACAAATCTTGATCCCTTATCAGATGTTTTGCAGGATAGATATATGTCTCATTCAAATGATCATGGTTTTGCGATAGGTTTTTCAAACGACCCCATGCAAACATCCACGAAAACAGGCCTagataataaaataattattgaaactTTGCGTAGTAATACCATGGATGAAGAAAATCCTCCATGGTAATACATAGGTGGAGTGGGAGAGGTTATAGAAGTTGGAGGGGTTAAAGTGGGTGCGGGGTAGGAGTGGAAGGGACTAGAAGTTGAAATGAGAAGGGATG
Coding sequences within it:
- the LOC139944525 gene encoding LYR motif-containing protein 1-like produces the protein MALRRQVLGLYRTLLRTAKTWEAASGLVNDTKDEQLYIHNETCTLFKKNKQVTDPELIKVYIQEAETRLAMALHYRSPYPRPVNIPPMGLPKSVSKGKKAQDRLRKQAKPVYLQSHDEY